The genomic stretch TGTCATGTTTTTTGTCCTTTGTTCCCCTTCATGTAAATGTTCTAACGAGCTTTTGATGAGGCATGCTTGCTTCCtactttgcttgtgttgctgAGAAATCCgtatcctctcaccctctcacaccccctactctcactccctccctccctccctccctccctccctccctccctccctctctctctctcactctctctctctctctctctctctctctctctctctctctctctctctctctctctctctctctctctctctctctctctctctctctcttttttccctccccctctctccctatttCTGTCTCAGCAGCCAAAGAAGAAAGGAGTGGAGGGTTTGATCGAGATTGAGAATCCCAATCGCGTATCCCATAAAAACAAGAAGGTGGCTGAACTGGAAACGAGCGCCCCGAAAGAACTCTCACGGCGGGAGAGGTGAGGAACTTCTCCAgctgttgttggtttttttatgtttgtttttctctgtgtgtgtgtgtttttataattaaaaaccaaaacaagttaaaaatgtgttctggCAAATTTGTAAAGAATAGTCATTTCTCAGTGTCGTGACCCCTGTGAAAATAGGTCATGGATGGGAGTTATGCTGATGGGCTAGTAGCAGGCAGAGCAATTTCATCTGTGCACTCAAGGGTTTTTTTGaagtcttctctctctctctctctctctctctctctctctctctctcgctctctctctctctctctctctcgctctcatctctctctctctctcgctctctctctctctctctctctctctcagggaggAGATTGAGAAGCAGAGGGCGAAGGAGCGCTACATGAAGCTGCACCTGGAGGGGAAGACGGAGCAGGCGAGGGCCGACCTCGCCCGGCTGGCCATCATCAAGAAGCAGAGGGAGGATGCGGCCAGGAAGAGGGACGAGCTCAGGAAAGGTCAGAGTGCCGGGAGGCACGCTCATACAAACACTCATGCTGTCAACAGCAGCCAGACATGCCCAAATGCGTCCAAACACTTCCGCATGCACTCTCACGCTGCCAAAGGCTCCCAGACATACCCAAATGCACCCAAACTCTCCCAATTCAATTGAGTGGACACCCTGGTAATGTGACTGCAGAGAAGACATTTGAGTTTCACAGAGTTGGGAGATTTAGACACTAGTTCTCTGTGTAGAGCGTGGAATACACCAAGCCAACAGATGTCCAATAGTTGGCCGATAGCACAGGGGTCTCGCATTTAAGTTGTTTTGCTACAGGGCTCTCCAATAACTTTGTATATTGGTGGCCCTGGTGCCAGTAACGTTTTCCGTTTCTGGTACCAGCACAATATTTGTTCACACCCCAATATCTGCCGTGACTTTGCACAAAAGGGTATCCAACCCTTTTTTCCTTAGCGTCTCATTTGCCATTTACTCACAGCAAATGCAGGAAAAGCAATGCTCATTTGACTAGGTGTTATCACCTATTTGGCAGACACGGGTTGAGCAGGCATGGTAGGTCTAAGAAGATTTGTTCCTGAAAAATGTAGCGGCAGTGATTGTATGATCTGTCACAATTCACCGACAGCATGCAGTGTGCTCTGTCTTGTCTAGTCTTGATGAGcctctggctgctttcagtGATTTGGATGATTTGGCTTAGTGTGTGCATTACCTCTGTGTGTTCCTTTACTCCTCTCTCAACTGCCTGTTCTCTCCTTTCTGTGTTTCAGAGAAAGATGCAGAAGAAGCCAAGTCAAAGCGTTAGCGCCACGCTCCCTCGTGATGTGGGGGGTGTGAGttctggggagggggtggggaggggtacGGGGGGAGATAGCTCAGGGGTGCCTGTTGGTTCCCTGCCTCCAGTCTGCTAtggtgagaggaggggaggaagaCGGGCGTGAGGAGAAGCCAGGACGTGGGGGAAGTGGGTGGTGGGGTCAGAGTCCAGGGCTCTTAAGGGAAACACGGCAAACACCCTTCCacttttccccccctctctcagcgcttCTCCGTTCTCTTATTGCTGCTGCAGTCATTcctgatttttacattttaaacacagtTTGCCGTGGAGTGGTGGGGAGGGCCTGGCCTCTGAGTCTGGCCCAGAGTTGTGACGCAAAACCAGGACCCGGGGTTATGGAACACGGACTAGCCACTACACTTGCTACTTTTCTGTccttcacacattctctcttctCTACTTGGGGCTGCGGGGAGAATTTGCACGCACACGCATCATTTCAGGACGCCATTGAAACGCGACTAACTTTTGGTTCTGGGGTTTTATCAGCACTTACATAGTCAGTGCGCATGGGAGACCCAGCGAGGGAGCAGGGCACTTCTCCACATTAAACTCCTCATTTGGCTGCTTCTCCCCTCTGCGCTTTGCGTATGGGTTTGCCCTGGTTGATGGACGAGGTCCTAAGGAGCCCCTCACGTTTTCCTTGGCATTTCCACAGCGTCCCCATCAGGTTCATGTCTTGAGGCTTTTTTGCCTGGTGCAGAACACCAGTCCAGTATTGTCTAGAGGCTGAGCCAGCTGTCCATATGAACCAGTGGGTAGGAGCGGTTATTGTGCAGTCATGTAGAGACTCGGTGTGTTTGACAACTCTCTGTGATGCTTCACTTCTGTGATATCAGCGTCGTAGTACAGGATATTTAGTTTTCCAA from Conger conger chromosome 2, fConCon1.1, whole genome shotgun sequence encodes the following:
- the pdap1a gene encoding pdgfa associated protein 1a isoform X1, with translation MPRGGKKGHKGRGKQFSNPEEIDRQMRAQREKEANGGAEPESSADSDEESSDEDYDQPKKKGVEGLIEIENPNRVSHKNKKVAELETSAPKELSRREREEIEKQRAKERYMKLHLEGKTEQARADLARLAIIKKQREDAARKRDELRKEKDAEEAKSKR
- the pdap1a gene encoding pdgfa associated protein 1a isoform X2; the protein is MPRGGKKGHKGRGKQFSNPEEIDRQMRAQREKEANGGAEPESSADSDEESSDEDYDPKKKGVEGLIEIENPNRVSHKNKKVAELETSAPKELSRREREEIEKQRAKERYMKLHLEGKTEQARADLARLAIIKKQREDAARKRDELRKEKDAEEAKSKR